The Thermasporomyces composti region GTCTTCAGCTGGCCGTTCGCGGCCCGGACGATCCGGTCGCAGGTGCTGAGCCTGCGCGCGCGGCCGTACGTCGAGCTGGCGAAGGTCACGAAGTTCCGCGACATCGAGATCATCGTCTACGAGCTGCTGCCGAACATGCTCCCCTACATCGGCGTGGGCTTCGCGTCGTCGGCCCTGGGCGCCATCTTCGCGCTCGTGGGTCTGGAGGTGATCGGGCTCGGACCCGGCGAGACCATCGACCTCGGGAAGATCATTTTCAGCGCCATCAACACCGGAGCGATGACGTTGGGCGCCTGGCCCATGTTCGTCGCTCCGATCGTCCTCCTCACACTGCTGTTCGCGGCACTCAACCTCATCAACATCGGGTTGGAGGAGATCTACAACCCGCGTCTGAGAGGAGTCGCCGGTGCCTGAGGTGACCGCCGCCCGCGTGCCCGGGACGGAGCTGACCGACGAGCCCTTGGTCGAGATCAAGGACCTTCGGGTTCACTACCGAACGACCAAGGGGGACGTCCCCGCGGTGAACGGCGTCGACCTGGCGATCCGACGCGGCGAGATCCTCGGGATCGCCGGAGAGTCCGGGAGCGGCAAGACCACCTTGGCGGTGGCCCTGCTTCGGCTGCTGCGGCCGCCTGGGTACGTCGCGGGTGGTGAGATCGTCTTTCGTCCTCGGGGCTCACCTCCGGTGGACTTGCTCGAGCTCGACGAGCGTCGGCTGCGGGCGCTGCGCTGGAAGGCGCTGTCCTACCTGCCGCAGGGGTCGATGAACTCGATGAACCCCGTCATGCGGGTCGCCGACCAGTTCCGGGACGTCATCCTCGAGCACCGGAGGGACCTCCGTGGTGACGTCGACGCGATGATTCGGCGGCTGTTGCGTCAGGTCGGGCTTGACGAGAACGTCGCTCGCATGTACCCGCACGAGCTGTCCGGTGGGATGAAGCAGCGGGTGCTCATGGCGATCTCGATCGCGCTCGAGCCCGACCTGGTCGTGGCGGACGAGCCGACGACCGCGCTCGACGTCACCATCCAGCGGGTGATCCTGCAAAGCCTCGGCGACCTGCGGGATCAGTTCGGTGTCACCTTGGTCGTGATCTCGCACGACATGGGCGTGCACGCTCAGCTCGTCGACCGGGTGGCCGTGATGTACGAGGGGAAGGTGGTCGAGGTCGGGGACGTCCGACAGGTGTTCAAGCGACCTCAGCACCCCTACACGAAGAGCTTGATCGAGTCGATCCCCAAGATCGGGGAGGCTCCATGGCGGGAGGAACAGCGGAGTCGGGTGCCATGACCGGGCCAGCGATCGAACTGCGTGACGTCGAGCAGCGGTTCCACGCCCGCGGCACGGAGACGGGCTTCCTCACGGCGGTCCACAAGACGTCGTTCACGCTGAGCACCGACCCGCCGCGCATCGTCAGCCTGGTCGGCCAGAGCGGCAGCGGAAAGAGCACGCTCGCGCGGATCGTGCTGGGTCTGCAGCGGCCGACCTCCGGCACGGTGACCTACGGGGGCAAGGACATCTTCCGGCTGTCCCGAGCCGAGTACGACGACTTCCGCCGCAACGTCCAGCCGGTCTTCCAGGATCCCTACGCGATCTTCAACCCCGTCTACCGCGTGGACCGGGTGCTGAAGACGGCGATCCGCAAGTTCGGGTTGGCGTCGTCGAAGGCGCAGGCCGAGGAGCTGATGGAGGAGTCGTTGCGCGCGGTGCGGCTCGACCCGGGCCAGGTCCTCGGCCGCTACCCGCACCAGCTGTCCGGCGGGCAACGACAGCGGATCATGCTCGCCCGGGTGCACATGCTCCGCCCGTCGTACGTCATCGCGGACGAGCCGGTCTCGATGCTCGACGCACAGGTGCGGAAGGCGTTCCTCGACATCCTCCTCGACTTCCAGCGCTCGTACGGCATGACGACGCTGTTCATCACCCACGACCTGTCCACCGTCTACTACCTCGGGGGCGAGGTGATGGTCATCACGCGTGGCCGCATCGTGGAGAAGGGGCCGGTCGCGGAGGTCATGCACCAGCCCAAGCACCCGTACACGAAGCTGCTGCTGGCCTCGGTCCCGCAGCCCGACCCGGACCAGCGCTGGACGGATCGCATCGACCTGGATCAGGCCGAGCGCGAGGAGGCCGACCCGATGGTGTCGGGAGAGCCCGACGCGAGGGTTCCCTGACCCGGTCCGCCCTCGTAGGGTGGCGGGACGGAGACGAGTCCGCACGGCGAGAGGCGCACCATGGCCACGTGTCCGAAGGCGACGGACGTGGAGCGGGTCGATGCCGCCGACCTGCGGCACCGGATGGTCGACGACTTGCGCGCCCGCGCGGTGG contains the following coding sequences:
- a CDS encoding ABC transporter ATP-binding protein, giving the protein MPEVTAARVPGTELTDEPLVEIKDLRVHYRTTKGDVPAVNGVDLAIRRGEILGIAGESGSGKTTLAVALLRLLRPPGYVAGGEIVFRPRGSPPVDLLELDERRLRALRWKALSYLPQGSMNSMNPVMRVADQFRDVILEHRRDLRGDVDAMIRRLLRQVGLDENVARMYPHELSGGMKQRVLMAISIALEPDLVVADEPTTALDVTIQRVILQSLGDLRDQFGVTLVVISHDMGVHAQLVDRVAVMYEGKVVEVGDVRQVFKRPQHPYTKSLIESIPKIGEAPWREEQRSRVP
- a CDS encoding ABC transporter ATP-binding protein, with the translated sequence MAGGTAESGAMTGPAIELRDVEQRFHARGTETGFLTAVHKTSFTLSTDPPRIVSLVGQSGSGKSTLARIVLGLQRPTSGTVTYGGKDIFRLSRAEYDDFRRNVQPVFQDPYAIFNPVYRVDRVLKTAIRKFGLASSKAQAEELMEESLRAVRLDPGQVLGRYPHQLSGGQRQRIMLARVHMLRPSYVIADEPVSMLDAQVRKAFLDILLDFQRSYGMTTLFITHDLSTVYYLGGEVMVITRGRIVEKGPVAEVMHQPKHPYTKLLLASVPQPDPDQRWTDRIDLDQAEREEADPMVSGEPDARVP